GAAAGTAGAAAAAAACCAAGAATTCTATGTCAACAGATTATCTGGGGAAAAGGGCGATAAAATAACACTGAATGAAGTTTTAATTATTGAAAAAGACAATAAAACAACCCTCGGCACCCCAACAATCAATGGAGCTAATGTAACAATATCGATCCTAGATCATATAAAAGATAAAAAAATTGTTGTTTTCAAAAAGAAGCGTAGAAAAGGATATAAGGTTAAAAATGGACATCGACAGATG
This genomic interval from Flavobacteriales bacterium TMED191 contains the following:
- the rplU gene encoding 50S ribosomal protein L21, whose protein sequence is MIAVVNIDGRQLKVEKNQEFYVNRLSGEKGDKITLNEVLIIEKDNKTTLGTPTINGANVTISILDHIKDKKIVVFKKKRRKGYKVKNGHRQMLTKIKIESISTNSKNQKSNTKADEKKTTAKKTTAKKTTAKKTTAKKTTAKKTTAKKT